In Necator americanus strain Aroian chromosome IV, whole genome shotgun sequence, the following proteins share a genomic window:
- a CDS encoding hypothetical protein (NECATOR_CHRIV.G16345.T3): protein MNVEYISNFDFAKQTFDIIVEVEQSLATLDSREVRETMQVEKTANLFHDIRFDAIDSRIIGYDDHAVQLPNITGMRRREMLTIPCQFSHYFPFDSHTCLVKMISRRYPSDKLLLKWRAPQHITTAPLNVPYFILNKMTQITCMHNSGVPSALTSSSTYGEGTSVSHSCLAVRFEFSRPLCIAMYRFYVPTSLVLFLTWLSFYVTRSDLVSRILLVSISISLQIFLGCFFIYFSALHITVTTPADVWCTLLAFQSAVVVIFLFMSMTIEFRVRKYHDLSIGSKDVRDESRSRHERQAMRSVMYRKESDNPDKSACSTSTVVESRFRRFRDKFSLYAARMDIVARVACPLIYVVLTSLYFLLYLLSPYE, encoded by the exons ATGAACGTcgaatatatttcaaatttcgacTTTGCTAAGCAG ACTTTTGATATCATAGTGGAAGTCGAGCAGAGTCTAGCAACACTGGATTCTCGTGAGGTTCGAGAAACAATGCAAGTCGAAAAGACTGCTAATCTTTTCCACGACATTCGATTCGACGCTATTGATAGTCGTATAATAGGTTACGATGACCATGCTGTGCAACTTCCAAATATCACAGGAATGCGGAGAAG AGAGATGCTGACTATTCCATGCCAATTTTCTCACTACTTTCCATTCGATAGTCACACTTGTTTGGTAAAAATGATTTCGa GAAGATACCCATCCGACAAATTGCTCCTCAAGTGGCGTGCTCCACAACATATCACCACGGCTCCTTTGAACGTTCCCTACTTCATACTTAACaag ATGACGCAAATCACTTGCATGCACAACTCGGGAGTGCCATCAGCGTTGACGTCAAGCTCAACGTATGGTGAGGGGACATCTG TGTCGCACTCATGCCTTGCCGTGCGATTTGAGTTTAGTCGGCCTTTATGCATAGCTATGTATCGGTTTTATGTACCCACTTCGTTAGTATTATTCTTGACGTGGTTATCGTTCTATGTGACCCGATCGGATCTCGTCAGTCGAATTCTACTTGTGTCTATCTCCATATCCCTTCAGATATTCTTA GGTTgctttttcatatatttttctgCTCTTCATATTACTGTCACGACTCCAGCCGACGTGTGGTGTACGTTGTTGGCGTTTCAATCTGCAGTTGTGGTGATATTT CTTTTCATGTCCATGACTATCGAATTTCGAGTGCGGAAATATCATGATTTGTCCATCGGCAGCAAAGATGTCAGAGATGAGAGCAGATCACGACATGAGCGACAAGCAATGAGGAGTGTTATGTACAGAAAAGAGAGCGATAATCCG GACAAGTCAGCTTGCAGCACATCTACGGTTGTAGAATCGCGATTTCGACGTTTTCGCGACAAGTTCTCATTATACGCTGCACgtatggatatcgtggcacgaGTTGCCTGCCCTCTGATCTACGTAGTACTTACCAGTTTAtactttttgttgtatttgctATCACCCTACGAATAG
- a CDS encoding hypothetical protein (NECATOR_CHRIV.G16345.T4) — MNVEYISNFDFAKQTFDIIVEVEQSLATLDSREVRETMQVEKTANLFHDIRFDAIDSRIIGYDDHAVQLPNITGMRRREMLTIPCQFSHYFPFDSHTCLVKMISRRYPSDKLLLKWRAPQHITTAPLNVPYFILNKMTQITCMHNSGVPSALTSSSTYVSHSCLAVRFEFSRPLCIAMYRFYVPTSLVLFLTWLSFYVTRSDLVSRILLVSISISLQIFLGCFFIYFSALHITVTTPADVWCTLLAFQSAVVVIFLFMSMTIEFRVRKYHDLSIGSKDVRDESRSRHERQAMRSVMYRKESDNPDKSACSTSTVVESRFRRFRDKFSLYAARMDIVARVACPLIYVVLTSLYFLLYLLSPYE, encoded by the exons ATGAACGTcgaatatatttcaaatttcgacTTTGCTAAGCAG ACTTTTGATATCATAGTGGAAGTCGAGCAGAGTCTAGCAACACTGGATTCTCGTGAGGTTCGAGAAACAATGCAAGTCGAAAAGACTGCTAATCTTTTCCACGACATTCGATTCGACGCTATTGATAGTCGTATAATAGGTTACGATGACCATGCTGTGCAACTTCCAAATATCACAGGAATGCGGAGAAG AGAGATGCTGACTATTCCATGCCAATTTTCTCACTACTTTCCATTCGATAGTCACACTTGTTTGGTAAAAATGATTTCGa GAAGATACCCATCCGACAAATTGCTCCTCAAGTGGCGTGCTCCACAACATATCACCACGGCTCCTTTGAACGTTCCCTACTTCATACTTAACaag ATGACGCAAATCACTTGCATGCACAACTCGGGAGTGCCATCAGCGTTGACGTCAAGCTCAACGTATG TGTCGCACTCATGCCTTGCCGTGCGATTTGAGTTTAGTCGGCCTTTATGCATAGCTATGTATCGGTTTTATGTACCCACTTCGTTAGTATTATTCTTGACGTGGTTATCGTTCTATGTGACCCGATCGGATCTCGTCAGTCGAATTCTACTTGTGTCTATCTCCATATCCCTTCAGATATTCTTA GGTTgctttttcatatatttttctgCTCTTCATATTACTGTCACGACTCCAGCCGACGTGTGGTGTACGTTGTTGGCGTTTCAATCTGCAGTTGTGGTGATATTT CTTTTCATGTCCATGACTATCGAATTTCGAGTGCGGAAATATCATGATTTGTCCATCGGCAGCAAAGATGTCAGAGATGAGAGCAGATCACGACATGAGCGACAAGCAATGAGGAGTGTTATGTACAGAAAAGAGAGCGATAATCCG GACAAGTCAGCTTGCAGCACATCTACGGTTGTAGAATCGCGATTTCGACGTTTTCGCGACAAGTTCTCATTATACGCTGCACgtatggatatcgtggcacgaGTTGCCTGCCCTCTGATCTACGTAGTACTTACCAGTTTAtactttttgttgtatttgctATCACCCTACGAATAG
- a CDS encoding hypothetical protein (NECATOR_CHRIV.G16348.T1) has product MDDRWMHNKANTAYTSQRNLLSMNDEWSGIHLSYVAPFAVGLLQGNYVEFYAFCSSEKGMQVSACGHYARVASIQCETVSVAINKPNNCSLTNLVLPSSRIKDALSNLRLDLAYCPTSETARPSVQGSEAVNMLEWQKDFPQTKQPCHAWETLPDDEPPLCIAVRHLHYEALNRRGGFASMSRLNFF; this is encoded by the exons atggacgacagatggatgCACAACAAggccaacaccgcctacactTCGCAACGCAACCTTCTTTCTATGAATGACGAGTGGAGCGGCATTCATCTGTCATACGTCGCTCCTTTCGCTGTTGGTCTCTTGCAGGGCAATTACGTGGAGTTTTATGCgttctgcagctccgagaaggggaTGCAGGTCAGCGCCTGTGGACACTATGCTCGCGTTGCAAGTATACAATGTGAGACTGTCTCCGTAGCGATTAACAAACCTAACAACTGTTCCTTAACAAACCTTGTGTTGCCTAgttccagaatcaaagacgccctgagcaacctgagactTGATCTCGCATActgtccgacgtctgagacggcaaggcccagtgtgcagggtagtgaggcagtgaatatgctggagtggcaaaaagactttccccaaactaagcagccctgccacg CTTGGGAGACTCTGCCGGACGACGAGCCTCCGCTGTGTATTGCAGTTCGTCACCTCCACTATGAGGCGCTAAACCGTCGTGGAGGGTTTGCGAGTATGAGCCGGCTTAATTTCTTCtaa
- a CDS encoding hypothetical protein (NECATOR_CHRIV.G16349.T1), whose translation MSFYKFVVGDFIAKLRKALKEYRLRRFGLGDRNENGSRLAGLLSAARPSHGNALFRNKIIVGGDGNCPMTQILRRSATYPPTEGGVYLTFL comes from the coding sequence atgtccttctacaaattcgttgtcggtgACTTCATTGCAAAACTAAGAAAGGCTCTAAAAGAATACAGGCTccgaagatttggactaggggatcggaatgaaaatggtagtcgtctcgccgggctgctGTCAGCTGCTCGCCCCTCTCATGGGAATGCTCTTTTCAGAAACAAGATTATCGTCGGTGGAGATGGGAATTGTCCAATGACACAAATCTTGAGGAGATCGGCTACATACCCACCGACCgaaggtggtgtctacttgacgtttCTGTAG
- a CDS encoding hypothetical protein (NECATOR_CHRIV.G16345.T5) translates to MSGTTPDPTICNHLQLFPRISRSRQIGGRYPSDKLLLKWRAPQHITTAPLNVPYFILNKMTQITCMHNSGVPSALTSSSTYVSHSCLAVRFEFSRPLCIAMYRFYVPTSLVLFLTWLSFYVTRSDLVSRILLVSISISLQIFLGCFFIYFSALHITVTTPADVWCTLLAFQSAVVVIFLFMSMTIEFRVRKYHDLSIGSKDVRDESRSRHERQAMRSVMYRKESDNPDKSACSTSTVVESRFRRFRDKFSLYAARMDIVARVACPLIYVVLTSLYFLLYLLSPYE, encoded by the exons atgagtggaaccactcCGGACCCCACAATCTGCaaccatctccagcttttcccgcggatttctCGTTCACGTCAGATTGGTG GAAGATACCCATCCGACAAATTGCTCCTCAAGTGGCGTGCTCCACAACATATCACCACGGCTCCTTTGAACGTTCCCTACTTCATACTTAACaag ATGACGCAAATCACTTGCATGCACAACTCGGGAGTGCCATCAGCGTTGACGTCAAGCTCAACGTATG TGTCGCACTCATGCCTTGCCGTGCGATTTGAGTTTAGTCGGCCTTTATGCATAGCTATGTATCGGTTTTATGTACCCACTTCGTTAGTATTATTCTTGACGTGGTTATCGTTCTATGTGACCCGATCGGATCTCGTCAGTCGAATTCTACTTGTGTCTATCTCCATATCCCTTCAGATATTCTTA GGTTgctttttcatatatttttctgCTCTTCATATTACTGTCACGACTCCAGCCGACGTGTGGTGTACGTTGTTGGCGTTTCAATCTGCAGTTGTGGTGATATTT CTTTTCATGTCCATGACTATCGAATTTCGAGTGCGGAAATATCATGATTTGTCCATCGGCAGCAAAGATGTCAGAGATGAGAGCAGATCACGACATGAGCGACAAGCAATGAGGAGTGTTATGTACAGAAAAGAGAGCGATAATCCG GACAAGTCAGCTTGCAGCACATCTACGGTTGTAGAATCGCGATTTCGACGTTTTCGCGACAAGTTCTCATTATACGCTGCACgtatggatatcgtggcacgaGTTGCCTGCCCTCTGATCTACGTAGTACTTACCAGTTTAtactttttgttgtatttgctATCACCCTACGAATAG
- a CDS encoding hypothetical protein (NECATOR_CHRIV.G16350.T3) → MLHLDTYSDQDLAHHPKLLKFIEAIKEYDLFILRDSYLPRITNLSGIKLHNGSQVIITQNSMLEWLPYFFWGKGDHVEFTVADNPKLDTKDLLRSLKSRKISTKNVQQPFACGDLRVNSSSCRVIQGPLDLDEPRNQNLEQLEEVYGLVVLRNSNRERLPTMPKLRKVQWEEKSSFAAITIENNPNLKSIEELTGETVCFALNQRMSTNLWKERWQITKPGQKFVYDVERTSCKCVLDLQIFRSFVNMWIQNQKREIIYKYSSFFCVFHISTFLTEINFCCQTF, encoded by the exons ATGCTACATCTAGATACGTATTCCGATCAGGATTTAGCGCATCATCCAAAGTTGCTTAAA TTCATTGAAGCTATTAAAGAGTACGACTTATTTATTCTGAGAGATTCTTATTTACCAAGAATTACGAACCTGTCTGGCATTAAGCTGCATAATG GTTCGCAAGTGATCATAACTCAAAATAGTATGCTGGAATGGCTTCCCTACTTCTTTTGGGGTAAAGGCGATCATGTTGAATTCACGGTCGCTGATAATCCGAAGCTTGACACAAAAGATTTGCTCAGATCCCTTAAATCAAGGAAGATCAGTACTAAGAACGTTCAGCAACCTTTCG CATGCGGTGACCTACGGGTGAACTCGTCCTCCTGTCGAGTTATTCAAGGTCCGCTTGATCTTGATGAACCTAGAAACCAGAACCTTGAACAACTTGAAGAAGTCTACGGACTTGTTGTTTTGAGGAATTCTAATCGAGAACGACTACCTACAATGCCAAAACTGAGAAAAGTTCAATGGGAAGAGAAATCAAGTTTTGCTGCAATCACCATCGAGAATAATCCCAATTTAAAAAGCATCGAAGAGCTTACGG GGGAAACCGTGTGCTTTGCATTGAACCAAAGAATGTCAACC AATTTGTG GAAGGAAAGGTGGCAAATCACAAAACCAGGGCAAAAATTCGT GTACGATGTTGAGCGGACTAGTTGTAAGTGCGTTTTGGATCTGcaaatttttcgttctttcgtAAACATGTG GATTCAGaaccaaaaaagagaaatcatcTATAAATACTCGTCTTTCTTTTGCGTATTTCATATTAGTACATTTTTAacggaaataaatttttgctgTCAGACTTTCTAA
- a CDS encoding hypothetical protein (NECATOR_CHRIV.G16350.T1) — translation MRQWKSGDCRYDVERTSCKCVLDLQIFRSFVNMWIQNQKREIIYKYSSFFCVFHISTFLTEINFCCQTF, via the exons ATGAGGCAGTGGAAGAGTGGAGACTGCAG GTACGATGTTGAGCGGACTAGTTGTAAGTGCGTTTTGGATCTGcaaatttttcgttctttcgtAAACATGTG GATTCAGaaccaaaaaagagaaatcatcTATAAATACTCGTCTTTCTTTTGCGTATTTCATATTAGTACATTTTTAacggaaataaatttttgctgTCAGACTTTCTAA
- a CDS encoding hypothetical protein (NECATOR_CHRIV.G16350.T2): MRFLVVGIFAAASFISKNHAQKVCTVTQLEHLDRPRECSVLHLNTYLEGRLSRHPKLYDYIKNIGEYRLFMLRNSTLQKLSERDVIKLRSGAVVNIVNNQNLRTLPNFKWEDGAEVEFTISNNVNLDTTNLLNLLKSKHMSTSGVQRPFSCGDTREKSSECRVIEGTLIIGDPRNEDLRKLEEVYGRIVASKTNLTELPEMPRLRKVEWKGKSKHPAIFIKHNYNLKSIQSLSRIKNIVVEEGSKAVEIENNPLLCIEPEIIESQFVKKYAKGIKMCGNGQRIHPAPVQKQSSGNGTMCVVTKVSDLEKSNKCKMLHLDTYSDQDLAHHPKLLKFIEAIKEYDLFILRDSYLPRITNLSGIKLHNGSQVIITQNSMLEWLPYFFWGKGDHVEFTVADNPKLDTKDLLRSLKSRKISTKNVQQPFACGDLRVNSSSCRVIQGPLDLDEPRNQNLEQLEEVYGLVVLRNSNRERLPTMPKLRKVQWEEKSSFAAITIENNPNLKSIEELTGIETVVVGPENKAVDIRGNRVLCIEPKNVNRPFVKEYARYIRICGRKGGKSQNQGKNSSRHDGFLQNP, encoded by the exons ATGCGATTTCTGGTTGTCGGAATATTTGCTGCTGCTTCTTTCATTTCGAAGAATC ACGCTCAAAAAGTATGTACTGTAACGCAGTTGGAACATCTTGATCGACCTCGCGAATgctcagttctacatttgaacACATACCTCGAAGGTCGACTATCTCGTCATCCAAAGCTGTACGAC TACATCAAGAACATTGGAGAATATCGCTTGTTCATGCTGAGAAACTCCACTCTTCAGAAACTCTCGGAACGTGACGTCATAAAGCTGCGCTCTG GAGCCGTTGTGAACATTGTGAACAACCAGAATCTGAGAACCCTTCCAAATTTCAAATGGGAAGACGGTGCTGAAGTCGAATTTACAATTTCTAACAATGTAAATCTCGATACAACCAATCTGTTGAATCTTCTCAAATCAAAACACATGAGCACTTCCGGTGTCCAACGACCTTTCT cttgCGGCGATACACGTGAAAAATCCTCCGAATGTCGTGTCATTGAAGGAACGCTCATCATTGGAGACCCAAGGAACGAAGATCTTCGCAAGCTTGAAGAAGTTTATGGTCGTATTGTTGCCAGCAAGACGAATTTGACAGAACTCCCGGAAATGCCAAGGTTAAGGAAAGTTGAATGGAAGGGGAAATCAAAACACCCTGCAATCTTTATTAAACATAATTACAATCTGAAAAGCATTCAATCGCTCAGCCGAATTAAGAACATTGTGGTAGAAGAAGGAAGCAAAGCAgtggaaattgaaaacaatCCGTTGCTTTGTATTGAACCAGAAATTATTGAAAGtcaatttgtgaagaaatacGCGAAGGGAATAAAAATGTGTG GAAACGGTCAGAGAATACACCCTGCTCCTGTTCAAAAGCAGAGTTCAG GAAATGGAACTATGTGTGTAGTGACCAAAGTCAGTGACTTAGAGAAGAGTAATAAGTGCAAAATGCTACATCTAGATACGTATTCCGATCAGGATTTAGCGCATCATCCAAAGTTGCTTAAA TTCATTGAAGCTATTAAAGAGTACGACTTATTTATTCTGAGAGATTCTTATTTACCAAGAATTACGAACCTGTCTGGCATTAAGCTGCATAATG GTTCGCAAGTGATCATAACTCAAAATAGTATGCTGGAATGGCTTCCCTACTTCTTTTGGGGTAAAGGCGATCATGTTGAATTCACGGTCGCTGATAATCCGAAGCTTGACACAAAAGATTTGCTCAGATCCCTTAAATCAAGGAAGATCAGTACTAAGAACGTTCAGCAACCTTTCG CATGCGGTGACCTACGGGTGAACTCGTCCTCCTGTCGAGTTATTCAAGGTCCGCTTGATCTTGATGAACCTAGAAACCAGAACCTTGAACAACTTGAAGAAGTCTACGGACTTGTTGTTTTGAGGAATTCTAATCGAGAACGACTACCTACAATGCCAAAACTGAGAAAAGTTCAATGGGAAGAGAAATCAAGTTTTGCTGCAATCACCATCGAGAATAATCCCAATTTAAAAAGCATCGAAGAGCTTACGGGTATTGAGACAGTTGTGGTGGGACCCGAGAATAAAGCAGTGGATATCAGGGGAAACCGTGTGCTTTGCATTGAACCAAAGAATGTCAACCGTCCGTTCGTGAAGGAGTATGCCCGCTATATTAGAATTTGTG GAAGGAAAGGTGGCAAATCACAAAACCAGGGCAAAAATTCGT CAAGACATGACGGTTTTCTACAAAATCCGTGA
- a CDS encoding hypothetical protein (NECATOR_CHRIV.G16351.T1) produces the protein MRKLEWDNMGVKVDGRQLHHLHFADDIVLITPTISQAERMLTEFDETCGCIGLQLNLQKTMFMRNGGYVYLGRELNMMNDLTPELGRRRRAAWGAYKSIEDALEKTRNTRLCAHLFNTTVLLVLTNASETWVFCKQEENAVSVIERAIERVMLGVSRFTQVRDRIRSSLLRQRSKSSDAAAFAKESKISALQEDRRPDGQISSRSLSKKNMMLFVSHAKEGTTGLLWHAIGTNGRITGACSTSSKINESQGDQGDQEFNVSETSASREKLDSNKMRDCTVSDQLRYF, from the exons atgcgaaagttggaatgggacaacatgggagtgaaggttgatggtcggcagctacaccatttgcactttgctgatgacatcgtactgataacacctaccatcagccaagcggaacgaatgctgaccgaattcgacgaaacatgtggatgcatcggtcttcagctgaatctacaaaagacgatgttcatgcggaacggagg ctacgtttatctgggtcgggaactgaacatgatgaacgacctgacccccgagctgggcaggaggagacgagcggcttggggagcgtacaagagcatcgaggatgcactggagaagaccaggaacacccggctctgtgctcacctcttcaacaccaccgtactccTTGTTTTGACcaatgcttcggaaacctgggtattttgcaagcaggaagaaaacgcggtgagcgtcattgaacgcgcaattgagagagtgatgctaggagtatcccgtttcacgcaagtgagggacagaattcgaagttctctcctacgtcaacgatcgaagagtagtgacgccgccgcgtttgccaaggaaagtaaaataag cgcactacaggaagaccgtcgacccgatggtcagatttcttcacgaagtctttcaaagaaaaatatgatgctcttcgtgtcccacgcgaaagaaggaaccactgggctactctggcacgcgatcgggacaaatggaagaattactggcgcctgctcgaccagttcgaagatcaacgagagtcaaggtgatcaaggtgaccaAG AGTTTAACGTGTCCGAGACTTCTGCTAGTCGGGAAAAGTTGGATTCGAACAAAATGCGTGATTGCACCGTTTCTGATCAATTGAGGTATTTCTGA
- a CDS encoding hypothetical protein (NECATOR_CHRIV.G16350.T4): protein MRFLVVGIFAAASFISKNHAQKVCTVTQLEHLDRPRECSVLHLNTYLEGRLSRHPKLYDYIKNIGEYRLFMLRNSTLQKLSERDVIKLRSGAVVNIVNNQNLRTLPNFKWEDGAEVEFTISNNVNLDTTNLLNLLKSKHMSTSGVQRPFSCGDTREKSSECRVIEGTLIIGDPRNEDLRKLEEVYGRIVASKTNLTELPEMPSRIKNIVVEEGSKAVEIENNPLLCIEPEIIESQFVKKYAKGIKMCGNGQRIHPAPVQKQSSAESLALKSSSIPQKHEVVIPFFLAYYYLAM from the exons ATGCGATTTCTGGTTGTCGGAATATTTGCTGCTGCTTCTTTCATTTCGAAGAATC ACGCTCAAAAAGTATGTACTGTAACGCAGTTGGAACATCTTGATCGACCTCGCGAATgctcagttctacatttgaacACATACCTCGAAGGTCGACTATCTCGTCATCCAAAGCTGTACGAC TACATCAAGAACATTGGAGAATATCGCTTGTTCATGCTGAGAAACTCCACTCTTCAGAAACTCTCGGAACGTGACGTCATAAAGCTGCGCTCTG GAGCCGTTGTGAACATTGTGAACAACCAGAATCTGAGAACCCTTCCAAATTTCAAATGGGAAGACGGTGCTGAAGTCGAATTTACAATTTCTAACAATGTAAATCTCGATACAACCAATCTGTTGAATCTTCTCAAATCAAAACACATGAGCACTTCCGGTGTCCAACGACCTTTCT cttgCGGCGATACACGTGAAAAATCCTCCGAATGTCGTGTCATTGAAGGAACGCTCATCATTGGAGACCCAAGGAACGAAGATCTTCGCAAGCTTGAAGAAGTTTATGGTCGTATTGTTGCCAGCAAGACGAATTTGACAGAACTCCCGGAAATGCCAAG CCGAATTAAGAACATTGTGGTAGAAGAAGGAAGCAAAGCAgtggaaattgaaaacaatCCGTTGCTTTGTATTGAACCAGAAATTATTGAAAGtcaatttgtgaagaaatacGCGAAGGGAATAAAAATGTGTG GAAACGGTCAGAGAATACACCCTGCTCCTGTTCAAAAGCAGAGTTCAG CTGAATCCTTAGCACTTAAATCAAGCAGCATTCCTCAGAAACACGAAGTtgtcattccattttttttagcttact ATTACCTTGCAATGTAG